A genomic region of Fusarium falciforme chromosome 4, complete sequence contains the following coding sequences:
- a CDS encoding CCHC-type domain-containing protein, which produces MAPETPRGVSSRLLTMKFMQRAVASANSSPDVDTNSAKKRKLGHSPAAGRIDMNIDEAAIKAALDDQEAKRQAALDKHVGGDTHWVLDSPFTKAASTSKPSLNVVYVGYGDIDSSNESGDNEEAPSRGRTSIGKSKGSKTQDVPKNDDDDSDDSDSENSDAPTPGRKRKPSSDSSHSQAGRSRSRSRSQSRQSMETAKAKEFRDKRKKKEVKLSKLSSISSGGGISSGGGNQFSPASSKALTCYKCHQAGHKAVDCPKSGGFRGRSNR; this is translated from the exons ATGGCGCCCGAAACACCGAGAGGTGTCTCATCGAGACTCCTCACTATGAAATTCATGCAGCGAGCAGTGGCTTCGGCAAACTCTTCACCCGACGTGGACACAAACTCGGCAAAGAAGCGGAAGCTGGGGCACTCCCCTGCGGCAGGTCGCATCGACATGAATATTGACGAGGCTGCGATCAAGGCTGCCCTGGATGATCAAGAGGCGAAAAGACAGGCGGCACTGGACAAGCACGTCGGGGGCGACACTCACTGGGTTCTTGACTCCCCTTTCACAAAAGCCGCCAGTACCTCCAAACCATCCTTGAATGTCGTCTACGTTGGATACGGTGACATTGATTCATCTAACGAGTCAGGGGACAATGAAGAAGCTCCATCCAGGGGGCGTACTTCAATAGGCAAATCCAAGGGTTCAAAAACGCAG GATGTGCCGAAaaacgatgatgacgacagcGATGATTCAGATTCAGAGAACTCAGACGCACCGACCCCGGGGCGAAAGCGAAAGCCATCCAGTGATAGCTCACACTCTCAAGCTGGGCGAAGTCGCTCACGTTCTAGATCACAATCACGACAGAGCATGGAGACAGCCAAAGCCAAAGAGTTTCGTgacaagagaaaaaagaaggagGTGAAGCTCAGCAAGCTatcctccatctcatccgGTGGAGGGATATCATCTGGAGGAGGCAACCAGTTCTCGCCTGCTAGCAGCAAGGCCCTGACTTGCTACAAGTGCCACCAAGCCGGCCACAAAGCCGTAGACTGCCCCAAATCTGGAGGCTTCAGGGGACGATCCAACAGGTAG
- a CDS encoding Cleavage and polyadenylation specificity factor subunit 5, producing the protein MSTITPDAHQSGNPPIIPLSFNGHQPEKVTLYPLSNYTFGVKETQLEEDPSVIARLKRLEEHYTEHGMRRTCEGILVCHEHNHPHILMLQIANAFFKLPGDYLKPEDDEIEGFKSRLDERLAPVGRLGEGEEAGDWQVGDCLAQWWRPNFETFMYPFVPAHVTRPKECKKLYFIQLPKTKVLSVPKNMKLLAVPLFELYDNTARYGPQLSAIPHLLSRYNFEFVDEKGNVVAATPGSSAPDGYVPQTKVLAGDDMEMKEENGTS; encoded by the exons ATGTCCACGATCACCCCCGACGCGCACCAGTCGGGAAACCCGCCCATCATCCCGCTGTCCTTCAATGGCCACCAACCCGAAAAAGTGACACTCTACCCTCTGTCCAACTACACGTTCGGCGTCAAGGAAACgcagcttgaggaggatCCGTCGGTCATCGCCCGCTTGAAGCGCCTCGAAGAGCATTATACCGAACATGGCATGCGCCGCACGTGCGAAGGCATCCTCGTATGCCACGAGCACAACCACCCCCATATCCTGATGCTTCAGATCGCGAATGCCTTCTTTAAGCTTCCAGGCGACTACCTAAAGCCggaagatgacgagatcGAGGGTTTCAAGTCTCGGCTAGACGAGCGGTTGGCGCCTGTCGGCCGCctgggagagggagaggaagccGGCGACTGGCAAGTAGGCGACTGCTTGGCCCAGTGGTGGAGGCCCAACTTTGAGACGTTCATGTATCCCTTTGTTCCTGCGCATGTAACGCGGCCGAAGGAGTGCAAGAAGCTCTATTTTATTCAATTGCCCAAGACTA AGGTCCTAAGCGTTCCAAAGAACATGAAGCTCCTCGCGGTTCCTCTATTCGAGCTCTACGACAACACAGCCCGGTATGGTCCGCAGCTCTCTGCCATACCCCATCTTCTGAGCCGGTACAATTTTGAGTTCGTCGACGAGAAGGGCAACGTCGTCGCTGCCACGCCAGGGTCCAGTGCCCCCGATGGCTATGTTCCGCAAACAAAAGTCCTGGCAGGAGACGACATGGAGATGAAGGAAGAGAACGGTACAAGCTAA
- a CDS encoding Lactobacillus shifted protein, whose translation MATSQLRAIGVLARSARLSQRAFTTSARQLEAAVSAKTTETSPAPVDESKPVEISQAPNRVGIWSRSQRPRAQAMTGPRFEQTDFSVQPQPKSAIELIHQQPVRWTHDRMVACDGGGGPNGHPKIFINTDKPEISTCNYCGLPYANEHHREHLESLPATSYPLS comes from the exons ATGGCCACATCTCAATTGAGGGCAATTGGTGTCCTGGCGCGCAGCGCGCGACTCTCCCAGCGCGCCTTCACCACCTCTGCTCGGCAACTCGAGGCCGCCGTTTCCGCGAAGACCACCGAGACGTCCCCCGCCCCCGTCGACGAGTCCAAGCCTGTCGAGATCAGCCAGGCTCCCAACCGTGTTGGCATCTGGTCCCGCAGCCAGCGCCCTCGCGCCCAGGCCATGACTGGTCCCCGATTTGAGCAGACCGACTTCTCTGTCCAG CCTCAACCCAAGTCTGCGATCGAGTTGATTCACCAGCAGCCCGTCCGATGGACTCACGATCGAATGGTCGCTtgtgacggcggcggcggccccAACGGCCACCCCAAGATCTTCATCAACACCGACAAGCCCGAGATTTCCACTTGCAACTACTGCGGCCTGCCCTAC GCCAACGAGCACCACCGCGAGCACCTCGAATCCCTCCCCGCGACCTCTTACCCCCTGTCATGA